One Neisseria sp. Marseille-Q5346 genomic region harbors:
- the mltB gene encoding lytic murein transglycosylase B — translation MNKIKIFGMGLAALALASCGTPQKPAVDTAKPVEPVSSAKRPVFDAAAESVASSGFNENVNVQQFIQYEVKNRRFSAEELRNFFNGVVYKGNIITIMYRPSTSRPWYEFRTGNSGATKFNGGRQFYAANRAVIDDVARKYGVPAELIVAILGIETNYGKNTGSFRVADALSTLAFDYPRRAEFFQNELSELLLMAKEEKENIFDFKGSYAGAMGMPQFMPSSYRKWAVDYDGDGHRDIWNNVGDVAASVANYMKQHGWQLGGKMVVPVSLSITPHLQAIIDEKTALTRTVADFKALGVVPQAAVADNEKAVLYALETSPGVFEYYLGLNNFYTVWQYNHSRMYVTAVRDIANAINNNGL, via the coding sequence ATGAATAAAATCAAAATCTTTGGGATGGGTCTGGCTGCTTTGGCTCTGGCTTCATGCGGCACTCCGCAAAAGCCTGCTGTTGATACGGCAAAACCGGTTGAGCCTGTTTCCTCTGCAAAACGACCTGTATTTGATGCTGCGGCTGAATCTGTTGCCAGCAGCGGTTTTAATGAAAACGTCAATGTTCAGCAGTTTATCCAATATGAAGTGAAAAACCGCCGTTTCAGTGCGGAAGAGTTGCGTAACTTCTTCAATGGCGTGGTGTATAAAGGCAACATTATTACCATTATGTACCGCCCAAGCACTTCGCGTCCTTGGTATGAGTTCCGTACCGGTAACTCCGGTGCGACCAAATTTAATGGTGGCAGACAATTCTATGCGGCAAACCGTGCTGTAATTGATGATGTGGCACGCAAATACGGCGTACCTGCGGAATTGATTGTGGCGATTCTTGGTATTGAAACCAATTATGGCAAAAATACGGGTAGCTTCCGCGTTGCCGATGCTTTGAGTACATTGGCCTTTGATTACCCCCGCCGTGCCGAATTTTTCCAAAACGAATTGAGCGAACTTTTGCTGATGGCAAAAGAAGAAAAAGAAAATATCTTTGACTTCAAAGGCAGCTATGCCGGCGCGATGGGCATGCCGCAATTTATGCCTTCAAGCTACCGTAAATGGGCGGTGGACTATGATGGTGATGGTCATCGCGATATTTGGAATAATGTCGGCGATGTGGCGGCTTCTGTCGCCAATTATATGAAACAGCATGGCTGGCAGCTCGGCGGTAAGATGGTTGTGCCGGTAAGTCTGTCGATTACTCCGCACTTGCAGGCGATTATCGATGAGAAAACTGCCTTGACGCGCACTGTCGCAGATTTCAAAGCTTTGGGTGTCGTGCCTCAAGCTGCTGTTGCGGATAATGAAAAGGCTGTATTGTATGCTTTGGAAACCAGCCCGGGCGTATTTGAATACTATTTGGGCCTGAATAACTTCTACACGGTATGGCAATATAACCACAGCCGCATGTATGTAACAGCGGTACGCGATATTGCGAATGCAATCAATAACAATGGTCTGTAA
- a CDS encoding aldose epimerase translates to MTEIILHNKSATMQVNTIGGYIDSLILKGREVLFPKTSVHVGDDTKLRGGMHVCLPQFGPDSKNHLAQHGFGRTSDWEIRHQNESDIGLKLISTEKGYEHVEWLLDYSLPNENEAIAILTVCNYGESPVRTSPGFHPYFTAAGTQFDFNGAPYDADYISHTEFVSSDQDAHVAFDGLKLDIRTHNLPVYALWSDRNGQYTCAEPTAEGNAFLSPARGGQFVSGHSKKRYAMKIRLMA, encoded by the coding sequence ATGACTGAAATCATACTACACAACAAATCAGCCACTATGCAAGTCAATACAATAGGCGGATATATTGACTCCCTGATTCTAAAAGGACGGGAAGTCTTATTTCCGAAAACCAGCGTCCACGTGGGCGATGATACAAAATTACGCGGCGGCATGCACGTTTGCTTACCCCAATTCGGACCGGACAGCAAAAATCATCTGGCCCAACATGGTTTCGGCAGAACTTCAGACTGGGAAATCCGTCATCAAAATGAATCGGATATCGGCTTGAAATTAATCAGCACAGAAAAAGGCTATGAACACGTCGAATGGTTGCTCGATTACAGCCTACCTAACGAAAATGAAGCCATTGCCATCCTGACCGTCTGCAATTACGGCGAATCGCCCGTCCGCACGTCCCCAGGATTCCACCCCTACTTTACCGCTGCCGGCACACAATTTGATTTCAACGGCGCACCATACGATGCCGACTATATCTCCCATACCGAATTTGTTTCCTCCGACCAGGATGCACACGTTGCATTTGACGGCTTGAAACTAGATATCCGCACCCACAATCTGCCTGTGTACGCACTCTGGAGCGATCGAAACGGCCAATATACTTGTGCAGAACCAACCGCAGAAGGCAATGCGTTTTTATCCCCTGCCCGAGGCGGACAATTTGTTTCAGGGCACAGTAAAAAACGTTACGCCATGAAAATCAGACTGATGGCTTAA
- the dnaX gene encoding DNA polymerase III subunit gamma/tau gives MAYQVLARKWRPKTFADLVGQEHVVKALRNALDEGRLHHAYLLTGTRGVGKTTIARILAKSLNCENAVHGEPCGQCESCTQIDSGRYVDLLEIDAASNTGIDNIREVLENAQYAPTAGKYKVYIIDEVHMLSKSAFNAMLKTLEEPPEHVKFILATTDPHKVPITVLSRCLQFVLRNMTTQQVAEHLAHVLDRENVPYQPQALQLLGRAAAGSMRDALSLLDQAIAMGSGKVAEQDVRQMIGAVDKQYLFELLEGIINQNGEALLEKAQEMSARAIGFDSALAELAMLLQRLALIQTIPSALANDDPERETLLRLSQALSGEQIQLYYQCAIHGKQDLPLAPDEYAGFVMTLLRMLAFAPLAASGCDTQSQIEHTDLHSDHQKAEAEKKPFQLPKSEPIAAPAVEKEAVPTKRDIVERPSEETVQPVQQQQADVPPWEDMLSQVSAEPPQTQAVQMQETAESLPVAKVQMASEPEEYPHMDEEIPPPFFDEAYTYEDSHHANVMEVPQPVASAESEEEEGDDEELQFTPLPEFKTENWHSIIERFARKLGAAQMLAQNAAWTSYDAEAGLIMLSLTDEAKATANKERLDKICQTLSEAYHLGNLRLQTEPWQDDKGWETPVMRRKRIQEEGRQQAQDFLEADTTAQKILQTFEAQWLPDSLELAGHS, from the coding sequence ATGGCTTATCAAGTTCTTGCACGAAAATGGCGCCCGAAAACCTTTGCCGATTTGGTCGGTCAGGAACACGTCGTCAAAGCCCTGCGCAACGCGCTGGACGAAGGCCGTCTGCACCATGCCTATCTGCTGACAGGGACGCGCGGTGTGGGTAAAACCACGATTGCCAGGATTTTGGCCAAGAGTTTGAACTGCGAAAATGCCGTGCATGGCGAACCATGCGGTCAGTGTGAAAGCTGTACGCAAATCGACAGCGGCCGTTATGTGGATTTATTGGAAATCGACGCGGCATCGAATACCGGTATCGATAATATCCGCGAAGTGTTGGAAAACGCCCAATACGCGCCGACAGCGGGTAAATACAAAGTCTATATCATCGACGAAGTGCATATGCTTTCCAAAAGCGCGTTCAATGCCATGCTGAAGACTTTGGAAGAACCGCCTGAACACGTTAAATTTATTTTGGCGACCACCGATCCGCATAAAGTCCCCATTACCGTATTGAGCCGCTGTTTGCAGTTTGTTTTGCGCAACATGACAACCCAGCAGGTTGCCGAGCATTTGGCACATGTCTTGGATCGTGAAAACGTTCCTTATCAGCCACAGGCTTTGCAACTTTTAGGCCGTGCCGCCGCCGGCTCGATGCGCGATGCGTTGAGCCTTTTGGATCAGGCGATTGCCATGGGGTCGGGTAAAGTGGCCGAACAAGATGTCCGCCAAATGATCGGAGCAGTCGATAAACAATACTTGTTTGAATTGCTTGAAGGAATCATCAATCAAAACGGTGAGGCCTTGCTGGAAAAAGCTCAGGAAATGTCCGCCAGAGCGATTGGTTTTGACAGCGCATTGGCAGAATTGGCCATGTTGTTGCAACGTTTGGCTTTAATTCAAACCATTCCTTCCGCCTTGGCAAATGATGACCCTGAACGTGAAACTTTGCTGCGATTAAGTCAGGCTTTGAGTGGAGAGCAGATTCAGCTTTATTATCAATGTGCTATTCATGGCAAACAGGATTTGCCGCTGGCTCCGGACGAGTATGCCGGTTTTGTCATGACGCTTTTGCGCATGCTTGCATTTGCGCCGTTGGCCGCTTCGGGTTGTGATACGCAAAGTCAGATTGAACACACGGATTTGCATTCCGATCATCAGAAAGCTGAGGCCGAAAAAAAGCCTTTTCAGCTGCCGAAATCTGAGCCGATAGCAGCACCGGCGGTTGAGAAAGAGGCTGTTCCGACTAAACGGGATATCGTTGAAAGGCCGTCTGAAGAAACCGTTCAGCCTGTTCAGCAACAACAGGCGGATGTACCGCCTTGGGAAGACATGCTGAGCCAAGTATCGGCTGAGCCGCCTCAAACTCAAGCGGTGCAGATGCAAGAAACTGCGGAGTCATTGCCTGTTGCAAAAGTTCAGATGGCCTCTGAGCCGGAAGAATATCCGCACATGGATGAGGAAATTCCGCCTCCGTTTTTTGATGAAGCATATACATATGAAGATTCACATCATGCTAATGTGATGGAAGTACCACAGCCGGTTGCATCTGCTGAGTCTGAAGAAGAGGAGGGGGATGATGAAGAGCTTCAGTTCACTCCTTTGCCTGAGTTTAAAACAGAGAATTGGCACAGCATTATCGAACGCTTTGCCCGTAAATTAGGCGCAGCGCAGATGTTGGCGCAAAATGCGGCATGGACGAGTTATGATGCGGAAGCAGGTTTAATCATGCTGTCGTTGACGGATGAAGCCAAAGCCACTGCCAATAAAGAGCGCTTGGACAAAATCTGCCAGACGTTGAGCGAGGCATACCATCTTGGCAATTTAAGGCTGCAAACCGAGCCTTGGCAAGATGATAAAGGCTGGGAAACGCCGGTGATGCGCCGCAAACGTATTCAAGAAGAAGGGCGGCAGCAGGCGCAAGATTTTCTGGAAGCGGATACAACGGCGCAGAAAATCTTGCAAACCTTTGAAGCACAATGGCTGCCGGATTCTTTAGAGTTGGCAGGGCATTCTTAA
- a CDS encoding YbaB/EbfC family nucleoid-associated protein, giving the protein MFGKAGLGGLMKQAQQMQENMKKAQAKLAETEVEGEAGNGLVKVVMTCSHVVRKLEISPDLIQEAADDKEMLEDLVLAAINAASEKAEETTNKTMGAFTQGLPAGMGDFFR; this is encoded by the coding sequence ATGTTCGGAAAAGCCGGATTAGGCGGCCTGATGAAACAGGCTCAACAAATGCAGGAAAATATGAAAAAGGCACAAGCCAAGCTGGCTGAAACCGAAGTTGAAGGCGAAGCAGGCAATGGTTTGGTAAAAGTTGTGATGACGTGTTCGCACGTTGTCCGCAAACTTGAAATCAGCCCTGATTTGATTCAAGAAGCCGCTGACGACAAAGAAATGTTGGAAGATTTGGTATTGGCCGCTATCAATGCCGCTTCTGAAAAAGCCGAAGAAACCACCAACAAAACCATGGGTGCGTTTACCCAAGGCCTGCCTGCAGGCATGGGCGACTTCTTCCGCTAA
- the dapF gene encoding diaminopimelate epimerase: MKTLKFTKMHGLGNDFMVVNAIEQDFDPLAAPLAQWADRYRGVGFDQFLVVEKPSSDAVDFRYRIFNADGREVEQCGNGARCFARFVADKGLTNKTEILVETAKGIIVPKLLDNGLVTVNMGKPRFMPSEIPFVPAHGENEDALTHIVLVGLESVPVSCVNMGNPHAVILVDNVETAPVEHWGGAIESHEQFPERVNVGFLQVEDELSVRLRVFERGVGETQACGTGACAAVVAGVRNGLLKAGAPVRVTLPGGELFISWEEGGDVQMTGPAETVFEGELQYS; this comes from the coding sequence ATGAAAACTTTGAAATTTACGAAGATGCACGGCTTGGGCAATGATTTTATGGTGGTCAATGCCATCGAGCAGGACTTTGATCCGTTGGCTGCGCCGCTTGCCCAATGGGCAGACCGCTATCGCGGCGTGGGTTTTGATCAGTTTTTGGTAGTGGAGAAGCCTTCTTCTGATGCGGTCGATTTTCGGTACCGCATTTTCAATGCCGATGGTCGGGAAGTAGAGCAGTGTGGCAATGGAGCGCGTTGTTTTGCGCGTTTTGTCGCGGATAAGGGTTTGACGAATAAAACGGAAATTTTAGTCGAAACGGCCAAAGGGATTATTGTGCCGAAGCTGTTGGATAACGGTTTGGTTACCGTCAATATGGGTAAACCGCGTTTCATGCCGTCTGAAATTCCGTTTGTGCCTGCACATGGTGAAAATGAAGATGCGTTGACACATATTGTCTTGGTCGGTTTGGAGTCTGTACCGGTAAGCTGTGTGAATATGGGTAATCCGCATGCGGTGATTTTGGTTGATAATGTTGAAACCGCACCGGTGGAGCATTGGGGCGGCGCTATTGAATCACACGAGCAGTTTCCTGAACGGGTAAATGTCGGCTTTTTGCAGGTTGAAGATGAGTTGTCAGTCCGCCTGCGTGTGTTTGAACGCGGGGTAGGGGAAACTCAGGCTTGCGGCACCGGAGCGTGTGCGGCGGTGGTGGCAGGCGTGCGCAATGGTTTGCTGAAAGCGGGTGCGCCTGTGCGTGTTACTCTGCCTGGCGGCGAATTGTTTATCAGTTGGGAAGAAGGTGGCGATGTGCAAATGACCGGCCCTGCTGAAACCGTTTTCGAAGGCGAGTTGCAGTATTCATGA
- the cysK gene encoding cysteine synthase A gives MKIANNITELIGNTPLVKLNRLTEGLKAQIAVKLEFFNPGSSVKDRIAESMIEAAEQAGKINKDTVIVEATSGNTGIGLAMVCAARGYKLAITMPESMSKERKMLLRAFGAELILTPAAEGMAGAIAKAQSLVDEHPDTYFMPRQFDNEANPEVHRKTTAEEIWRDTDGKVDIFVAGVGTGGTITGVGEVLKKHKPEVQIVAVEPEASPVLSGGEKGPHPIQGLGAGFIPSVLNTTVYDSIVKVPNEAAFETARAMAEKEGILVGISSGAAVWSALQLAKKPENEGKLIVVLLPSYGERYLSTPLFADLA, from the coding sequence ATGAAAATTGCAAATAATATTACCGAGCTGATCGGCAACACACCTCTGGTGAAACTGAACCGCCTGACCGAAGGTTTAAAAGCGCAAATCGCGGTTAAACTTGAATTCTTTAATCCGGGCAGCAGCGTGAAAGACCGTATTGCCGAATCTATGATTGAAGCGGCCGAGCAAGCCGGTAAAATCAATAAAGATACCGTTATCGTCGAGGCAACCAGTGGCAATACCGGTATCGGTTTGGCAATGGTGTGTGCGGCCCGTGGTTATAAATTGGCGATTACTATGCCTGAAAGCATGAGTAAAGAACGCAAAATGCTGCTGCGTGCATTCGGTGCAGAGTTGATTTTGACCCCTGCTGCCGAAGGTATGGCGGGCGCTATCGCTAAAGCCCAGTCTTTGGTGGACGAACATCCAGATACTTACTTTATGCCGCGCCAATTTGATAACGAGGCTAATCCTGAAGTTCACCGCAAAACCACTGCCGAAGAAATTTGGCGCGATACAGATGGTAAAGTGGATATTTTCGTGGCCGGTGTGGGTACGGGCGGTACGATTACCGGCGTGGGCGAAGTATTGAAAAAACACAAACCCGAAGTTCAAATCGTGGCTGTCGAGCCTGAGGCTTCTCCGGTATTGAGTGGTGGTGAAAAAGGCCCGCATCCGATTCAAGGTTTGGGCGCAGGCTTTATCCCCAGCGTTTTGAATACGACTGTTTACGACAGTATTGTCAAAGTACCTAACGAAGCAGCATTTGAAACCGCGCGCGCTATGGCTGAGAAAGAGGGTATTTTGGTGGGTATTTCTTCCGGTGCTGCGGTATGGAGCGCATTGCAACTGGCTAAAAAACCTGAAAACGAAGGCAAGCTGATCGTTGTCTTGTTGCCATCATATGGCGAACGCTATCTTTCTACACCTCTGTTTGCCGATTTGGCATAA
- a CDS encoding membrane lipoprotein lipid attachment site-containing protein, whose amino-acid sequence MRIMKKYILPILAVAALAGCESIYVPTLKEVPVRPTNVKKPKADSQVSASGYHLAPSHWADVSKIHDEARRLSTQVSQGKLTKVQAAQYLNRFRIQQVGRNSVDDSMYEVYLRSAVDSQRGEITTEQSKQYIQGALRGWQQRWKNMDTKPSNPAFTNFLMEVMDMQPLK is encoded by the coding sequence ATGCGCATTATGAAAAAATACATTCTTCCTATTCTTGCCGTAGCGGCACTTGCCGGTTGTGAATCGATTTATGTTCCGACTTTGAAAGAAGTGCCAGTTCGACCAACCAACGTCAAAAAGCCTAAGGCTGATTCACAAGTTTCAGCCAGCGGTTATCATTTGGCTCCTTCGCATTGGGCAGATGTTTCCAAGATTCATGATGAAGCACGCCGCTTGAGCACCCAAGTGAGCCAAGGCAAGCTGACCAAAGTTCAGGCGGCCCAATATTTGAACCGCTTCCGTATCCAACAAGTGGGACGCAACTCCGTCGATGACAGTATGTATGAAGTTTATCTGCGTTCCGCCGTTGACAGCCAACGTGGTGAGATTACTACCGAGCAATCCAAACAGTACATCCAAGGTGCTTTGCGCGGTTGGCAACAACGCTGGAAAAACATGGATACTAAGCCAAGCAATCCTGCATTTACCAACTTCTTGATGGAAGTTATGGATATGCAACCTTTGAAATAA
- a CDS encoding YkvA family protein, translated as MAHSPHQNTPDPEDYIPSFHRRNLDTSGFMKKLGRFAGRLGKPVVRQLYALYYLWESEHTPKRAKMIIVGALVYFLSPIDSIPDLLIPFGFSDDIAVIALVYSQMKNYLTEDIQEKARQAADKLFGS; from the coding sequence ATGGCACACTCCCCTCATCAAAACACACCCGATCCGGAAGACTACATCCCCTCCTTTCACCGTCGAAACTTAGACACATCCGGCTTCATGAAAAAACTCGGACGCTTTGCCGGTCGCTTGGGCAAACCTGTCGTCCGCCAGCTTTATGCGCTTTATTATCTCTGGGAATCCGAACATACACCCAAACGCGCCAAAATGATTATTGTCGGCGCACTGGTTTACTTCCTCAGCCCTATCGACAGTATTCCCGACCTTCTGATTCCATTTGGCTTCAGTGATGACATTGCCGTCATTGCGTTGGTTTATTCTCAGATGAAAAATTATCTAACCGAAGATATTCAAGAAAAAGCCCGTCAAGCGGCTGACAAGCTGTTTGGTTCTTAA
- the sdhC gene encoding succinate dehydrogenase, cytochrome b556 subunit — MSAKSRPVFLEIPNIRLPIPGIVSILHRISGVGLFVMLPVLLYFFSGTLDREASFEAYRSAISNPFVKLILIGLLWAYLHHFLAGIRFLFLDVHKGLELNTARATAKVVFASALILTVVLGALLW, encoded by the coding sequence ATGTCCGCCAAATCACGCCCGGTATTTTTGGAAATTCCGAATATCCGATTGCCCATACCGGGGATTGTATCTATTCTTCACCGTATCAGCGGCGTCGGCTTGTTTGTGATGCTGCCTGTTCTCTTGTATTTCTTCTCTGGAACGCTGGATCGCGAAGCGTCGTTTGAAGCATATCGTTCTGCTATCTCCAATCCGTTTGTGAAGCTGATTCTTATCGGTCTGTTGTGGGCGTATCTGCACCACTTTTTAGCCGGTATTCGCTTTCTATTTTTGGATGTGCATAAAGGCTTGGAATTAAATACTGCCCGTGCTACTGCTAAAGTTGTATTTGCTTCTGCTTTGATTCTGACCGTCGTTTTGGGAGCTTTATTATGGTAG
- the sdhD gene encoding succinate dehydrogenase, hydrophobic membrane anchor protein, which produces MVDRKLTGAHYGLRDWAMQRATAVIMLVYTVVLLVVLFTLPKEYSAWQAFFDQTWVKVFTQVSFLAVFLHAWVGIRDLWMDYIKPFGVRLFLQVATIVWLVGCLVYSVKVIWG; this is translated from the coding sequence ATGGTAGATCGTAAATTGACAGGTGCGCATTACGGTTTGCGCGATTGGGCAATGCAGCGTGCAACTGCGGTCATCATGTTGGTGTACACCGTAGTTCTTTTGGTTGTTTTGTTCACGTTGCCTAAAGAATATTCGGCATGGCAGGCATTTTTTGATCAAACTTGGGTGAAAGTGTTTACCCAGGTGAGCTTCTTGGCCGTATTTTTGCATGCATGGGTAGGTATCCGTGATTTGTGGATGGACTACATTAAGCCTTTCGGCGTGCGTTTATTTTTACAAGTTGCCACCATCGTTTGGTTGGTAGGCTGCTTGGTGTATTCAGTTAAAGTAATTTGGGGGTAA
- the sdhA gene encoding succinate dehydrogenase flavoprotein subunit, giving the protein MSFPVRKFDAVIVGGGGAGLRAALQLSKSGLNCAVLSKVFPTRSHTVAAQGGISASLGNVQEDRWDWHMYDTVKGSDWLGDQDAIEFMCRAAPEAVIELEHMGMPFDRVESGKIYQRPFGGHTAEHGKRAVERACAVADRTGHAMLHTLYQQNVRANTQFFVEWTAQDLIRDENGDVVGVTAMEMETGEVYIFHAKAVMFATGGGGRIYASSTNAYMNTGDGLGICARAGIPLEDMEFWQFHPTGVAGAGVLITEGVRGEGGILLNANGERFMERYAPTVKDLASRDVVSRAMAMEIYEGRGCGKNKDHVLLKIDHIGAEKIMEKLPGIREISIQFAGIDPIKDPIPVVPTTHYMMGGIPTNYHGEVVVPQGDEYEVPVKGLYAAGECACASVHGANRLGTNSLLDLVVFGKAAGDSMIKFIKEQSGWKPLPANAGELTRQRIERLDNQTGGENVDALRRELQRSVQLHAGVFRTDEILSKGVREIMAIAERVKRTEIKDKSKVWNTARIEALELDNLIEVAKATLVSAEARKESRGAHASDDHPERDDENWMKHTLYHSDTNTLSYKPVHTKPLSVEYIKPAKRVY; this is encoded by the coding sequence ATGAGTTTTCCTGTTCGTAAGTTTGATGCCGTGATTGTTGGCGGTGGTGGTGCAGGTTTACGCGCAGCCCTCCAATTGTCTAAATCTGGTTTGAATTGTGCTGTTTTGTCTAAAGTGTTCCCGACCCGTTCTCATACCGTGGCGGCTCAGGGCGGTATTTCTGCTTCATTGGGTAATGTGCAGGAAGACCGTTGGGATTGGCACATGTACGATACCGTGAAAGGTTCCGACTGGCTGGGCGATCAAGATGCGATTGAGTTTATGTGTCGCGCCGCGCCTGAAGCGGTGATTGAGTTGGAACACATGGGTATGCCTTTTGACCGCGTAGAAAGCGGCAAAATTTACCAACGTCCTTTTGGCGGCCATACTGCCGAACACGGTAAACGCGCGGTAGAACGTGCTTGCGCGGTTGCCGACCGTACCGGTCATGCGATGTTGCATACGTTGTACCAACAAAACGTCCGTGCCAATACACAATTCTTTGTGGAATGGACTGCTCAAGATTTGATTCGTGATGAAAACGGCGATGTCGTCGGTGTAACCGCCATGGAAATGGAAACCGGCGAAGTTTATATTTTCCATGCTAAAGCCGTGATGTTTGCTACCGGTGGTGGCGGCCGTATTTATGCTTCTTCTACCAATGCCTATATGAATACCGGTGATGGTTTGGGTATTTGTGCCCGTGCAGGTATTCCGTTGGAAGACATGGAATTCTGGCAATTCCACCCGACCGGTGTGGCCGGTGCAGGCGTGTTAATTACCGAGGGTGTGCGCGGTGAAGGCGGTATTTTGTTGAACGCCAACGGCGAACGCTTTATGGAACGTTATGCCCCAACCGTAAAAGACTTGGCTTCCCGCGACGTGGTTTCCCGTGCAATGGCAATGGAAATCTACGAAGGTCGCGGTTGCGGCAAAAACAAAGACCACGTATTGCTGAAAATCGACCATATCGGTGCAGAAAAAATTATGGAAAAACTGCCGGGCATCCGTGAGATTTCCATTCAGTTTGCCGGTATCGACCCGATTAAAGACCCGATTCCTGTCGTGCCGACTACCCACTACATGATGGGCGGTATTCCGACCAATTATCATGGCGAAGTTGTCGTTCCTCAAGGCGACGAATACGAAGTGCCTGTAAAAGGCCTGTATGCCGCAGGTGAGTGCGCCTGTGCTTCCGTACACGGTGCGAACCGCTTGGGTACCAACTCCCTGTTGGACTTGGTGGTATTTGGTAAAGCTGCCGGCGACAGCATGATTAAATTCATCAAAGAGCAAAGCGGTTGGAAACCTCTGCCTGCTAATGCCGGCGAATTGACCCGTCAACGTATCGAGCGTTTGGACAATCAAACAGGCGGTGAAAACGTTGATGCCTTGCGTCGCGAGCTGCAACGTTCTGTTCAGCTGCACGCCGGCGTGTTCCGTACCGATGAGATTCTGAGCAAAGGCGTTCGAGAAATCATGGCGATTGCCGAGCGTGTGAAACGTACTGAAATCAAAGATAAGAGCAAAGTGTGGAATACCGCGCGTATCGAAGCTTTGGAATTGGATAATCTGATTGAAGTAGCGAAAGCGACTTTGGTGTCTGCCGAAGCACGTAAAGAATCGCGCGGCGCGCACGCTTCAGACGACCATCCTGAGCGTGATGACGAAAACTGGATGAAACATACCCTGTATCATTCAGATACCAACACCTTGTCCTACAAACCGGTACATACCAAGCCTTTGAGCGTGGAATACATCAAACCGGCCAAACGCGTTTATTGA
- a CDS encoding succinate dehydrogenase iron-sulfur subunit, producing the protein MEKMSFEIYRYNPDVDAKPYMQRYELELEPTDVKLLDALVRLKAQDDTLSFRRSCREGICGSDGMNINGKNGLACLTDLRSLKQPVKIRPLPGLPVIRDLIVDMTQFFKQYHSIKPYVVNDNPIDADKERLQTQEERKELDGLYECILCACCSTACPSFWWNPDKFVGPSGLLNAYRFIADSRDTITNERLDNLNDPYRLFRCHTIMNCVDVCPKHLNPTRAIGKIKEIMLKRAV; encoded by the coding sequence ATGGAAAAAATGAGTTTTGAAATTTACCGTTACAACCCGGACGTTGATGCCAAGCCTTATATGCAACGTTACGAGTTGGAATTGGAACCAACCGACGTTAAACTTTTGGACGCTTTGGTGCGCCTGAAAGCACAAGATGATACATTGTCTTTCCGCCGTTCTTGCCGCGAAGGTATTTGCGGTTCTGACGGTATGAACATCAACGGCAAAAACGGCTTGGCATGTTTGACCGATTTGCGCAGCCTGAAACAGCCGGTCAAAATCCGTCCTCTGCCGGGTCTGCCTGTTATCCGCGACCTGATTGTGGACATGACCCAATTCTTCAAACAATATCATTCCATCAAACCTTATGTTGTCAACGACAATCCGATTGATGCGGACAAAGAGCGTTTGCAAACTCAGGAAGAGCGTAAAGAGTTGGACGGTTTGTACGAATGTATTTTGTGTGCCTGCTGCTCGACTGCCTGCCCGTCATTCTGGTGGAATCCTGATAAATTTGTCGGTCCGTCCGGTTTGCTGAATGCTTACCGCTTCATTGCGGACAGCCGCGATACCATTACTAATGAACGTTTGGACAATTTGAACGACCCATACCGTTTGTTCCGCTGCCACACCATTATGAACTGCGTAGACGTATGTCCTAAACACTTGAATCCGACCCGAGCCATCGGTAAGATTAAAGAGATTATGTTGAAACGAGCCGTTTAA
- a CDS encoding succinate dehydrogenase assembly factor 2, with translation MMVFDDIAKRKIRFQTRRGLLELDLIFGRFMEKEFEHLSDQELSEFSEILEFQDQELLALINGHSATDKKHLIPMLEKIRQA, from the coding sequence ATGATGGTTTTTGACGATATTGCCAAACGGAAAATCCGTTTTCAAACCCGCCGGGGATTATTGGAATTAGATTTAATCTTCGGCAGGTTCATGGAAAAAGAATTCGAGCACCTGAGTGATCAGGAATTGTCCGAATTTTCCGAAATCCTCGAATTTCAAGACCAAGAATTGCTTGCCTTGATTAACGGACATTCGGCAACGGACAAGAAGCACCTGATTCCCATGCTTGAAAAAATCAGACAGGCATGA